DNA sequence from the Oceanipulchritudo coccoides genome:
TGTCTCGATAGAGGCCTTCCTATCCATTCACCGCCTCCTTTGCTTCGGTGCTGTTTTCCACCGCAGTTGCCCGGAGATGACCGGGATAATAGCTTTCAATAAGTTGTTTGGTCAAATTCTCGGCGGCGTCTCCATGATTCAGCCGACGTAAATTCTGGCGCATGCGCCCAAGCAACCAATCATTGAAGATCAGGTCGAGGACCTCCCTGTAAAGATTGGAGGAATTTTTCTGGTCAATGACAATGCATCCTCCCCGGCGCTCAAGATCCTGCGCATTAGCCAGTTGATGATCATCCGCGGCATACGGAAAAGGGACAAGGATACTTGGTGCCAGACAGCAGACCAACTCGGCCACGGTCCCTGCTCCGGCCCGGCTGAGAACTACATCCGCACAACTGAAAAGCTCATGCAGGGAGCGATGAAAAGCAAATGTACGAATCTCCACGTCAACACCCATGTCCGATTGAAGGACCTTGAGCTCCGGCATCTGGTTCTTGCCGGGACCCGTGACCAGTATTATCCAAATTCCGTCTGATGCGAGAGACTTGTGCGTTTCCTCAACCCAGTCGTTGAGCGCCTTGGCCCCTTGGCTGCCACCAACGACGACGAGCACTTTCGCATGATGTGGAATGTCCATCTCTCTGCGAATCGTCTCTTTGGAAACATGCTTCACTTCCTCGCGGAGAGGCATCCCAAGCCGGCGAATTCGCCTAGCCTCAATCCCGGCAAGGCTGACTCCGTCAGGAAGAAAGACCGTGTCCGCCATTCCCGAAAGAAACCGGATCGATCGACCCACAACACGGTTTGCCTCATGCAGGACAATCGGCACCTTCAATAGCCAGGCAGCAATGACATAACTCACGCTGATGAAGCCTCCAAAGGCGAGAATCATAGCCGGTGGATTTTTCCGCAGATATTGAAATCCCGAAATGAAACTGCGCGTGTTATGCAGGACAAAAAGAAACAGCCCCTTCGGGCTGAGCCGGAATGGCGCCCCCTTGACCCGGCGGTAGTTGAGGTCCGGATAGGATTCCAGGAGGCGGCTGTCCACTTCCTTTTCACTGACCACCAACTCGACGGAGATTCCCGCACGAATCAAGCGCTGGGCCGTGGCGATTCCGGGGGCCAGATGCCCGCCTGTTCCACCACATACGATGTAAACCGGTAGTGCCATACCTGCTACCGGATCTCCCGGGGTTCGATGCGCGGAGGATCGTTCCATCTCCAGATGCTTCGGCAAATAATGCCGAAGAGGAAGTAGGTCACGACCAGGTTGGATCCCCCGTAACTGATAAACGGGAGTGACATGCCTTTTGTCGGAAGACATCCAGTTGAGACACCCATGTTGATCATCGCTTGAAGGGTGATGAAAAGTAGCGAGCCACAGACGAGAAGAAACTGGTAGAGATTCGGGGATTTCTGCAGCTGATGCCAGGTGACCATGAAGAAAATCGAAAAAGCGAGGACCACCGACAAAGTGAAGATCAGCCCAAGCTCCTCACCGATGATTGGAAAAATAAAATCTGTGTGCGCCTCCGGCAAAAAGGCGAATTGTTGACGCCCGTTACCAAGGCCGACGCCATTCACTCCGCCAACGCCGAATCCGATGATGCCCTGCCACAATTGGTATGCTCCTTCACTGCGGTTGCCTTCCACATCCATGAAGGAAAGGATCCGCCCAAGACGAACAGGGTCCTGCGAGATAGCAAAGGCAAACAATCCACCACCCAGAATGGATGTTGGGATCAGGTACTTCAGTGAAACACCGGCAAGGAAAAGAAGAGCGCCTCCGACAACGGCAAACAAAAAGGCGGTCCCGAAATCAGGCTGGGCAAGTATGAGAGCAAAAAACGCCCCAATGATCGCAAGGGGAACCAAAAAGCCCTTTAAAAGGGTGTTACGTTCACGCTGTATCAATGAGAAATATTGGGCAAGGCACAGGATGTAGCCAATTTTGGCGACATCGGATACCTGCATGTTCATCGGGCCAATATCAATCCACCGCCGTGCGCCATTGATCTTCATCCCGATGCCGGGAACAAGAACAAGCACAAGTAGCAAAACTGAACCGGCTGCCACCCACCAGGCTCCACGACGCCATTTCTCATAGTCAAAGACAAGCGCCGAGGCAAAAGCTGTCATGGCAATACCCATCCAGAGGCATTGCCGGAAAAAATAGCCACCGAGGCCGGAAGAGTCGGCCCGGCCAATACTCAACAGCACCAGCAATCCGAGGCCGTTAAGAAACAGGACGGAGAGCCCGAGAAAGACAACAGGCAGGCGGCGACCCACCGTGTAACTCCATAGTCTCTGGCTTTCCGCGACTTGCATCAATTCTGTGGGTTGTCTCCCTGACCTACTTCTTCAACCTCAACAAAGGGAAGTTCTTCATTTTCCAAGGCCTCAAGAGCTGCCATCGGGTCCTCTTCAGCCGTCCGGGTTTCCAAAGGCGGCTGAGTTGTCGTGATGGAATCACTACGTGTAGGTGCCGGAGTGGGCACTGTCTGGACAGGCTGTAAGGATTGCTCAACAGGAAGCGGTTCGGGTTGGACAGAACCTTGGCTTGGAATGACCAGATTCCGCCCGACATAAAGTCTTCGCGGATCAGTTATGTTGTTCGCGGCCATCAGCTCCTTGGAGGAAATCCCGTATTTACGGGCAATTCCGCTGGGCGTGTCACCCGCTTTCACGGTGTAGGTATTCAGGCCGCTCGTGGAGGTCCTTGTCGAGGATGTCTGAACAGGAGAACTAGTCACCGTGGAACTGCCTTGGACTGAATCGGGAACAATAAGGGTCTGGCCGACATAAATGGTATCCCGGCTCAGATTGTTGAGGGACTTGATAATCCGGACGGATGTTCCGTGACGGGCGGCAATCGCACTCAAGGTATCACCTTTCTGCACGCTAATTTCCTTCCCGGCATATTCCGTCTCAACAGATGCCTCGTCCTCCCCGTTTCGGCTTTCTGGAATCAGGAGGGACTGGCCGACATAGATGGTCGAGTTTTTACTCAATCCGTTGGCTGAAAGAAGCTCATTCAGGGAAATGCCTTCCTTCCGGGCGATACCACTCAGGGTGTCCCCTTTCTGCACGCTGACCTTGCGCGTGACCGGAGGAAGAGAAAAGGAATCGCTCACTGGTTCATCAACCGGCTGCAACAGACCCATGTCCGACTCAACCCGCTGGGTTGGTGTGGTGGGACGGGTTGGTTGGCTCAGCGTCCGCCCAGTTGCGCTAGCCGAGCGTTGGGCAACACCCGCATTGAAAGCCGGATCCAGCTCAGTCATGGGTTGTGGCGCTGAATAATCCGCAGATGGAGGCATGGCGGTCATAGCTGGATCAGGTTCTTCCTGAGCCCGGCTTTGGCACCCTGGCTGGATAAAAAGCAACCCGATGATTGCTAGATGAAAGAGAATAACGAGACTGAATACGGACCAGATTTTCATAATAGTTTCCTGTATGTTGAAATTAGACACTCCCCCTCTGATGCTTCAAACCTAAAACCGCGTTTTCATAGCAGATTCCACGCTCAATTACGTTCTCATACTCCTCGCCGGCAACAAAGCCTGGACTGAAGACAATGGGCACATCGCCACCAGCCATGTTGAAGGCCTCCTCAACTGCACTACGGAGGTCTCCCGAGCCGGATGAAGGCACGCCTTTTTCACGAAGAACAGGGAGCAACCGGGCATTTACATCGCCCGTGACCACCGCCCCACGCAAACAGGGAGCAATTGAGCTGATAAATCTTTGCAGATCCCCTCCGCGATAATGGCCCCCGCCAATCCAGACGACCGGCCCACCAAAATTCTTCAGGGCCGCCTCCGTGGCAGCAAAATTGCCGGCATTGGAGTCATTCCAGAACTGTGTTTTCCCAATAATGGACAGCAAGTGCAGTCGATGGGCTCGCACCTCAAAACTTTCAGCCGCACTCTTCAGGAGGGAATCCGAATGTCCGTTCTCCAGCCACCATCGCCGAAATAGTGCCAATGCGGGCCGGTGGATGTCGGTGGCAAATGCTGAACTTGAGGGAAGGTCCCAGTCGGGATAATCTTCCGGAGTGAGGGGGCGAGCCCGGGAAGGCATCTCCAGCCCGTGTTCGGCAGCAGTCTCAAATACCGAGTCCCCGAAATACAATCCTGCTTTGGGACTCAACTTTGATAGCCGAATCAGCTGCTCGAAGAGCGCTTTCCGGGTAGCTGGATCCTCGACATGGTCCTCGTGGAAATTCGTCCAGAAAAGCGCATCAAACCGGAATTCCTTCAGCGGAACAGCATAGGAAAGCCCAATCTCACACACCGCCGTCACCCCGTCCAGCTCAGGCCTGACGGCAAGCCTCGAAAGTGGGTACTGGTTTTGCCCTGCACCAACCGCGCTGATCCCGGAACGCTTCAGGCTGAATGTGATAAACTCCTGCAGGGTGGTTTTCCCATTGGTTCCCGTGACGACAAGGGTCGGTCCGCGGCGCAACTGCTGGGCAAAGTCGATTTCACTGACCAGATGGCACCCTGCCCCCTCGGCAATGCCAATCCATGGATGGTCCAACCGGAAGGCCGGGCTGTGGATGATCAGCTTGTGACGCTTGGCCTCCTCGGGAGTGAAAGCGTGTGTCACAGCGCCTTCCTCACCGGTTCGCTCATCGTAAATCACGTAGTGCGCGCCCAGCTTCTCGAGCAGCTGTGTCACTGCCTGCCCGCTTGCCCCAACGCCAAGAATACCGACCGGCGACTTCAGCAATTTGCGATAATGATCAGGAATGGTTTCGAGGAGGCTCATCTTAGTTTCAATGTTGCCAGCCCAATGACGGCGAAAACGAGGGAAAGGATCCAGAAACGGATCACAACCTGCGTTTCAGCCCAACCGCCGAGCTCAAAGTGATGGTGAATCGGGGACATCCGGAAAAGGCGCTTTTGGGAAGACTTGAAGTATCCAACCTGCAGGATGACGGAGAGAGCCTCGATGACAAAAATCCCGCCAATGATGACAAGCGTTATTGGCTGGAGAATCATGAAGGCAATGATGCCAATAAGTCCGCCAAGGGCAAGGCTTCCCGTATCCCCCATGAAAATGGCGGCCGGATGGGCATTATGCCAAAGAAATGCAAGGCAGGCCCCGCATAGGACAGATGTTAAAACGGTCAATTCTCCGGTTCCGGGCATGAAGGGAACCAGGAGATAATCCGCATAAATGGCGTTTCCAGAGGCGTAAGCCATCAGGCCGTAAGCCATGGCAACCGTCACCGTGCAGCCAATGGCGAGGCCGTCCACCCCATCGGTGAGATTGATCGCATTGCTGGATCCCGCGAGGACGAAGAAGAGGAATATCACGAGAAATGGTAGCGGCATGACCGCTACAATCGGCGCCTTGTAAAACGGGAGCCAGAGCTGGCGCACAAAATCCGCACTGTCCGGACTTGAGAGCAGCATCCCCAGCGCGAAAACGGTGAGAACGGCCTGACCGAGGAGCTTGAGTTTTCCTGGAAGGCCCTTCGTGTTGCGACGGGAAATCTTCAAATAATCATCGAGAAAGCCGATCACGGTCAAACCGGAGTAGACCGTCAGGGCAGTAAAGATGAAAATGTTCCA
Encoded proteins:
- a CDS encoding Mur ligase family protein, yielding MSLLETIPDHYRKLLKSPVGILGVGASGQAVTQLLEKLGAHYVIYDERTGEEGAVTHAFTPEEAKRHKLIIHSPAFRLDHPWIGIAEGAGCHLVSEIDFAQQLRRGPTLVVTGTNGKTTLQEFITFSLKRSGISAVGAGQNQYPLSRLAVRPELDGVTAVCEIGLSYAVPLKEFRFDALFWTNFHEDHVEDPATRKALFEQLIRLSKLSPKAGLYFGDSVFETAAEHGLEMPSRARPLTPEDYPDWDLPSSSAFATDIHRPALALFRRWWLENGHSDSLLKSAAESFEVRAHRLHLLSIIGKTQFWNDSNAGNFAATEAALKNFGGPVVWIGGGHYRGGDLQRFISSIAPCLRGAVVTGDVNARLLPVLREKGVPSSGSGDLRSAVEEAFNMAGGDVPIVFSPGFVAGEEYENVIERGICYENAVLGLKHQRGSV
- a CDS encoding FtsW/RodA/SpoVE family cell cycle protein; its protein translation is MQVAESQRLWSYTVGRRLPVVFLGLSVLFLNGLGLLVLLSIGRADSSGLGGYFFRQCLWMGIAMTAFASALVFDYEKWRRGAWWVAAGSVLLLVLVLVPGIGMKINGARRWIDIGPMNMQVSDVAKIGYILCLAQYFSLIQRERNTLLKGFLVPLAIIGAFFALILAQPDFGTAFLFAVVGGALLFLAGVSLKYLIPTSILGGGLFAFAISQDPVRLGRILSFMDVEGNRSEGAYQLWQGIIGFGVGGVNGVGLGNGRQQFAFLPEAHTDFIFPIIGEELGLIFTLSVVLAFSIFFMVTWHQLQKSPNLYQFLLVCGSLLFITLQAMINMGVSTGCLPTKGMSLPFISYGGSNLVVTYFLFGIICRSIWRWNDPPRIEPREIR
- a CDS encoding UDP-N-acetylglucosamine--N-acetylmuramyl-(pentapeptide) pyrophosphoryl-undecaprenol N-acetylglucosamine transferase yields the protein MERSSAHRTPGDPVAGMALPVYIVCGGTGGHLAPGIATAQRLIRAGISVELVVSEKEVDSRLLESYPDLNYRRVKGAPFRLSPKGLFLFVLHNTRSFISGFQYLRKNPPAMILAFGGFISVSYVIAAWLLKVPIVLHEANRVVGRSIRFLSGMADTVFLPDGVSLAGIEARRIRRLGMPLREEVKHVSKETIRREMDIPHHAKVLVVVGGSQGAKALNDWVEETHKSLASDGIWIILVTGPGKNQMPELKVLQSDMGVDVEIRTFAFHRSLHELFSCADVVLSRAGAGTVAELVCCLAPSILVPFPYAADDHQLANAQDLERRGGCIVIDQKNSSNLYREVLDLIFNDWLLGRMRQNLRRLNHGDAAENLTKQLIESYYPGHLRATAVENSTEAKEAVNG
- the mraY gene encoding phospho-N-acetylmuramoyl-pentapeptide-transferase, giving the protein MLSYLADFEGLWGPLRLFRYISLRAMGGAGTALIVGMVIAPLIINRLRAIKAKQMMRTADQVGKLADLHIKKQGTPTMGGLIVFIAVVTSTLLWAKWNIFIFTALTVYSGLTVIGFLDDYLKISRRNTKGLPGKLKLLGQAVLTVFALGMLLSSPDSADFVRQLWLPFYKAPIVAVMPLPFLVIFLFFVLAGSSNAINLTDGVDGLAIGCTVTVAMAYGLMAYASGNAIYADYLLVPFMPGTGELTVLTSVLCGACLAFLWHNAHPAAIFMGDTGSLALGGLIGIIAFMILQPITLVIIGGIFVIEALSVILQVGYFKSSQKRLFRMSPIHHHFELGGWAETQVVIRFWILSLVFAVIGLATLKLR
- a CDS encoding muramidase family protein encodes the protein MKIWSVFSLVILFHLAIIGLLFIQPGCQSRAQEEPDPAMTAMPPSADYSAPQPMTELDPAFNAGVAQRSASATGRTLSQPTRPTTPTQRVESDMGLLQPVDEPVSDSFSLPPVTRKVSVQKGDTLSGIARKEGISLNELLSANGLSKNSTIYVGQSLLIPESRNGEDEASVETEYAGKEISVQKGDTLSAIAARHGTSVRIIKSLNNLSRDTIYVGQTLIVPDSVQGSSTVTSSPVQTSSTRTSTSGLNTYTVKAGDTPSGIARKYGISSKELMAANNITDPRRLYVGRNLVIPSQGSVQPEPLPVEQSLQPVQTVPTPAPTRSDSITTTQPPLETRTAEEDPMAALEALENEELPFVEVEEVGQGDNPQN